The following proteins are encoded in a genomic region of Paenibacillus sp. FSL R7-0273:
- a CDS encoding Crp/Fnr family transcriptional regulator, with translation MILHRGEVLFRQGDSCDYLYKVKSGLFKVIRLHENGNMVLFNLLYPGETVPHHSLISPKEAHGTAVAMIKSEIEVVPAAEWYRELHDNPDKVMEIALLLQEKVRFMQTRLDHLTVGSPAERMELLNRWMKDYAYGAQLTDLLTQEEIGQLIGVRRETVNRLLRNQG, from the coding sequence ATGATTCTGCACAGAGGGGAAGTCTTGTTCCGTCAGGGAGACAGCTGCGATTATCTGTATAAGGTGAAGAGCGGGCTGTTCAAGGTAATAAGACTGCATGAAAACGGGAATATGGTTCTGTTCAACCTGCTGTATCCCGGTGAGACTGTTCCCCATCATTCCCTCATTTCGCCGAAGGAGGCGCATGGAACGGCTGTTGCCATGATCAAAAGTGAAATTGAGGTTGTTCCGGCAGCGGAATGGTACCGGGAGCTGCATGATAATCCGGACAAAGTGATGGAGATTGCGCTGCTGCTTCAGGAGAAGGTTCGGTTCATGCAGACACGGCTGGATCACCTTACTGTCGGCTCGCCGGCTGAACGGATGGAGCTGCTGAACCGCTGGATGAAGGATTACGCCTACGGTGCACAGCTTACAGATTTGCTGACCCAGGAGGAGATAGGACAATTGATCGGCGTCCGGCGTGAAACGGTCAACCGTTTGCTGCGGAATCAGGGTTAA
- a CDS encoding DeoR/GlpR family DNA-binding transcription regulator — protein MLFEEERKVSIVQFVDQHTRASVQELSQQLGVSESTVRRDLKELEEARLLKRTHGGAVSLQSVNFEAAFPDKEDRLIDEKLRIAAKAAQLIQEGDAILLDGGTTTLQIARALKSFSNLKVITNSIMALNELRDCRNIEVSITGGMLRPDTMAFVGPMTERSLEMVRVDKAFLGTNGLDLQEGITTPNMLEAATKRKMIAVAKQSILLADHSKIGQVSFCKVADLQEIDHCILDSAAPDSFIRGLKDRDVGFTVV, from the coding sequence GTGCTGTTTGAAGAAGAAAGAAAGGTAAGCATTGTCCAGTTCGTAGACCAGCATACAAGGGCATCGGTGCAGGAGCTCAGCCAGCAGCTGGGCGTTTCCGAATCGACGGTCCGCCGGGATTTGAAGGAGCTGGAGGAAGCAAGGCTGCTGAAGCGGACGCACGGCGGGGCAGTATCGCTGCAGAGCGTCAACTTCGAGGCCGCTTTTCCGGATAAGGAAGACCGTTTGATTGATGAGAAGCTGCGGATTGCCGCCAAGGCAGCCCAGCTGATCCAGGAGGGCGATGCCATCCTGCTTGACGGAGGGACGACAACGCTGCAGATTGCCAGGGCACTGAAGAGCTTCTCGAATCTCAAGGTGATCACCAACTCGATCATGGCTTTGAATGAGCTGAGGGATTGCCGGAACATCGAGGTTTCCATTACAGGCGGAATGCTCCGGCCGGATACGATGGCTTTTGTCGGACCGATGACAGAACGGTCGCTGGAGATGGTGCGTGTGGATAAAGCGTTTCTCGGAACGAACGGGCTTGATCTCCAGGAGGGTATTACCACTCCCAATATGCTGGAGGCTGCCACGAAGCGCAAAATGATTGCTGTTGCCAAGCAGTCCATTCTGCTGGCTGACCATAGCAAGATCGGCCAGGTCTCCTTCTGCAAGGTGGCAGATCTGCAGGAAATTGATCACTGCATCCTGGATTCGGCAGCGCCGGACAGCTTTATACGGGGCCTGAAAGACAGGGATGTCGGCTTCACGGTCGTGTGA
- the rnhA gene encoding ribonuclease H, giving the protein MAKSKYYVVWEGKQPGVYSTWAECQAQTDHYTGAKYKSYESKAAADAAFKAGWKGNWGTGAAGSGAAKGKASGSYSRSASVPTSAEIDYDSISVDVGTRGNPGPVEYKGVDTQTGELIFSCGPIKKGTNNLGEFLAIVHALALLKKEGSSRTVYSDSVNAMKWVKQKKVATTLARDASTEEIWTLIDRAERWLQTNTYNNKVLKWQTKEWGEIKADYGRK; this is encoded by the coding sequence ATGGCAAAATCGAAATATTATGTGGTCTGGGAGGGCAAGCAGCCGGGGGTATACAGTACCTGGGCGGAATGTCAGGCTCAGACGGACCACTACACAGGGGCCAAATACAAATCATATGAGTCAAAAGCTGCCGCAGATGCAGCCTTCAAGGCCGGCTGGAAGGGCAATTGGGGAACCGGGGCAGCCGGCTCGGGAGCGGCTAAGGGCAAAGCGTCCGGCTCATACAGCCGCAGCGCGTCCGTACCGACCTCTGCTGAAATAGATTATGACAGCATCTCAGTGGATGTCGGCACAAGAGGCAATCCGGGACCGGTGGAATACAAGGGTGTGGATACACAGACCGGAGAACTTATTTTCTCCTGCGGACCGATTAAAAAGGGCACCAACAACCTCGGCGAATTTCTGGCGATCGTGCATGCGCTTGCTCTTTTGAAGAAGGAAGGCAGCAGCAGAACGGTTTACAGTGATTCCGTCAACGCGATGAAATGGGTCAAGCAGAAGAAGGTGGCGACCACCCTGGCGCGTGATGCTTCGACAGAGGAGATCTGGACGCTGATCGACCGGGCCGAGCGCTGGCTGCAGACCAATACCTACAACAATAAAGTATTGAAGTGGCAGACGAAGGAATGGGGAGAGATCAAAGCGGATTACGGGCGGAAATAG
- a CDS encoding AI-2E family transporter, translating to MLQSKYFRTCLSIIALLTILYLGSKVIVLFTPLVSIINLLLVPMMLSGFMYYLLRPLVRFLEKHKLNRALSILLIYLVFAGLFVLFWILIWPTLREQFQNFIDNMPYLVQGMQNQFNQLRNDPSLSRFFQGDTDLSDKISEYLSNAINWMTNSMSNLIGVISSIVVVIATLPIILYYMLKDGHKLSPILQGLFPRKYRKEGQDMLSDIDTALSGFIVTRVILNVVLGIMLYIGFLFIGLPYSLLLAVISIPLNFIPYVGSLLASIPVLIVGFIESPSMAIWSLVIILAAQQVQDNVLSPIIYGKSLDVHPLTTVVIVLVGGDFFGIIGVLIALPVYMIVKIIVMRIYEIIVAERVEEIQLPKEEQM from the coding sequence ATGCTGCAAAGCAAGTATTTTCGGACATGTCTGTCCATAATCGCTCTACTCACTATTCTCTATCTGGGCTCCAAGGTTATTGTTCTGTTTACTCCGCTGGTATCCATCATTAACCTGCTGCTTGTGCCGATGATGCTGTCCGGGTTCATGTATTATCTGCTGCGCCCGCTCGTCAGATTCCTTGAAAAGCATAAGCTGAACCGCGCCCTGTCCATCCTGCTGATCTATCTTGTCTTCGCCGGCCTGTTCGTTCTGTTCTGGATTCTGATCTGGCCGACACTGCGCGAGCAGTTCCAGAATTTTATTGATAACATGCCTTATCTTGTACAGGGGATGCAGAACCAATTCAACCAGCTGCGAAATGATCCGTCACTTTCACGGTTTTTCCAAGGGGACACGGACCTTTCTGACAAAATATCGGAGTATTTAAGCAACGCGATCAACTGGATGACCAACTCCATGTCCAATCTGATCGGAGTCATTTCCAGTATAGTTGTCGTTATCGCCACATTGCCGATTATTCTTTATTACATGTTAAAAGACGGACACAAGCTGTCGCCGATCCTGCAGGGCCTGTTCCCGCGGAAATACCGCAAGGAAGGCCAGGACATGCTCAGCGATATCGATACAGCGCTCAGCGGATTCATTGTTACGCGGGTTATTTTAAACGTGGTGCTCGGGATCATGCTGTACATCGGCTTCCTGTTCATCGGCCTGCCTTATTCCCTGCTGCTTGCGGTGATTTCCATTCCGCTTAACTTTATTCCTTACGTCGGTTCACTGCTTGCTTCCATACCCGTTCTTATCGTCGGCTTCATTGAATCCCCGTCGATGGCGATCTGGTCACTGGTCATTATTCTGGCAGCCCAGCAGGTTCAGGATAATGTGCTGTCCCCGATCATTTACGGAAAATCACTGGATGTGCATCCATTGACCACGGTGGTAATTGTACTGGTGGGCGGCGATTTCTTCGGAATTATTGGTGTCCTGATTGCTCTTCCGGTCTATATGATCGTTAAAATTATTGTTATGCGGATTTATGAGATCATTGTCGCGGAGCGGGTTGAGGAGATTCAGCTGCCCAAAGAGGAACAGATGTAG
- a CDS encoding general stress protein, with translation MTALVIGIFGHRSDAVLAIEALKDSGIKTKHISAMTKQKKTLELISHDTGIGKPESGAGNSGLFGTAREVGVGLDMINDTAVAAGPAAPKLAGADLEGDGLTVSLIGIGIPEAEAAKYAEHAEMERIIVIVKSGEDQNTQVSKIMEQHNAIPLASAE, from the coding sequence ATGACTGCGCTGGTTATAGGAATATTCGGGCACCGGAGCGATGCCGTGCTGGCAATCGAGGCACTAAAGGATAGCGGGATTAAGACGAAGCATATTTCAGCTATGACGAAGCAAAAGAAAACACTTGAGCTGATCAGCCACGATACGGGAATCGGAAAACCGGAGAGCGGAGCCGGTAATTCGGGCTTGTTCGGAACGGCCCGGGAAGTAGGGGTTGGCCTTGATATGATCAATGATACGGCTGTGGCTGCCGGACCGGCAGCGCCAAAGCTGGCGGGAGCTGACCTTGAAGGGGATGGCCTGACTGTCAGCCTGATCGGGATCGGCATTCCGGAAGCGGAAGCAGCCAAGTATGCAGAGCATGCGGAGATGGAACGTATTATTGTAATCGTGAAATCAGGTGAGGATCAGAATACGCAGGTGAGCAAAATAATGGAACAGCATAACGCTATTCCTCTGGCATCTGCTGAATAG
- a CDS encoding YitT family protein has product MRNHNNGMKLPLRLTVILSGTLLLAFTYYHINYQNHLTEGGFVGLALLGKYVLGISPSISTLILDIPVLIIAIIFKGKSFVMNTVISVTAFTLFYGLMERYSGWVIDLQDNLPLAALLSGVLTGLGAGMILRGGGASGGDDILSLLISEWKGIKVGTVFILMDVIVLALSLIYMPVKETLYTVMAVVVAGYVITLTTSLGKPKLNKVPKLQPQLNQPQDSTVA; this is encoded by the coding sequence ATGAGGAATCACAACAACGGTATGAAGCTGCCGTTACGACTCACCGTTATTTTGTCCGGAACTTTGCTGTTAGCCTTTACTTATTATCACATTAATTATCAGAATCATTTGACCGAGGGCGGGTTCGTCGGCCTGGCATTGCTCGGCAAATACGTATTAGGGATTTCACCATCTATATCCACTCTAATTCTAGACATACCAGTACTTATAATCGCAATCATTTTCAAAGGGAAATCGTTCGTAATGAACACCGTTATCTCTGTAACAGCCTTCACGCTGTTCTACGGGCTGATGGAACGCTATTCCGGATGGGTGATCGACTTGCAGGATAATCTGCCGCTTGCGGCATTGTTATCCGGCGTACTGACAGGTCTTGGAGCGGGAATGATCCTGCGCGGCGGCGGGGCGAGCGGCGGTGACGATATTTTGTCGCTGCTGATCAGCGAGTGGAAAGGTATCAAGGTAGGCACGGTATTCATCCTTATGGATGTTATTGTCCTGGCATTGTCGCTTATATATATGCCGGTTAAGGAGACCTTGTACACAGTTATGGCCGTAGTAGTAGCCGGCTATGTTATTACCTTGACTACTTCACTCGGCAAACCTAAGCTGAACAAAGTACCGAAGCTGCAGCCGCAGCTGAATCAACCGCAGGATAGTACAGTAGCGTGA
- a CDS encoding PTS fructose transporter subunit IIABC, protein MKITDLMIKEAMIMNLQATTKEAAIDELIASLAASGRINDKVLFKEKILAREAQSSTGIGSGIAMPHAKTSAVNQATVVFAKSSAGVEYESLDDEPAKLFFMIAAPEGAGNMHMRTLAALSRLLIESEFIEALMNASTPDEVAALFDAKQAEQEAKAEADKAKPAAKPAPEKMIVGNPESSGFVVAVTACPTGIAHTFMAEDALKKKALEMGVNIRVETNGSEGAQNVLTEDEIRRASGVIVAADKNVEMARFAGKPVLERPVSDGIRKPEELISKALKGDAPIYQGTGGRSNEEAPAKSGSVGSKIYKDLMNGISHMLPFVVGGGILLAVSFLLEQVAGVDNPLVKLLQTIGGGEGAFHFLIPILAGFIAMSIGDRPALMPGMVGGIMALNSNAGFLGGLAAGFLAGYVIIGLRKAFAGLPRTLDGLKPILLYPVFGLLITGAIVFYIFDPVFGSINTAMIDALNKMGTGNMVLLGVVLGGMMAIDMGGPFNKAAYTFAIGVFTSSGNVNGLMMAAVMAGGMVPPLAIALATTLFKNKFTETERKSGLTNYVLGLSFITEGAIPFAAADPLRVLTTCIIGSAVAGGLTQYWHINVPAPHGGVFVAALSSNALLFLLAVLIGAVISGLALGLWKKPLQARK, encoded by the coding sequence ATGAAAATTACAGATTTGATGATAAAAGAAGCAATGATCATGAATCTGCAGGCTACCACCAAAGAGGCGGCGATCGATGAACTGATCGCCAGCCTGGCAGCCAGCGGAAGAATTAACGACAAGGTGCTGTTCAAGGAGAAAATCCTGGCGCGTGAAGCCCAGTCCAGCACCGGAATCGGCAGCGGAATTGCCATGCCTCATGCCAAAACCTCTGCGGTTAATCAAGCTACAGTAGTGTTTGCCAAGAGCAGCGCAGGTGTTGAGTATGAATCGCTGGACGATGAGCCGGCCAAGCTGTTCTTCATGATCGCCGCGCCGGAAGGTGCTGGAAATATGCACATGCGAACATTGGCAGCTCTGTCCAGGCTGCTCATTGAAAGCGAATTCATTGAAGCGCTCATGAATGCTTCGACTCCGGATGAAGTAGCCGCGCTATTCGATGCGAAGCAGGCAGAGCAGGAAGCCAAGGCTGAAGCGGATAAAGCGAAGCCTGCAGCCAAGCCTGCCCCAGAGAAGATGATTGTCGGCAATCCTGAATCTTCCGGTTTCGTAGTAGCTGTAACAGCTTGCCCGACCGGTATTGCCCACACCTTCATGGCCGAAGATGCACTGAAGAAGAAGGCGCTGGAGATGGGCGTTAATATCCGCGTTGAAACCAACGGCTCTGAAGGTGCACAGAATGTGCTTACCGAAGATGAGATCCGCCGGGCCAGCGGTGTAATTGTGGCAGCCGATAAGAACGTCGAGATGGCCCGCTTCGCCGGCAAGCCGGTGCTGGAAAGACCGGTCAGCGACGGAATCCGCAAGCCCGAAGAGCTGATCAGCAAGGCGCTTAAAGGCGATGCTCCGATCTATCAGGGCACCGGCGGACGCAGCAATGAGGAAGCTCCTGCCAAATCCGGCAGTGTCGGCAGCAAGATCTATAAAGATCTGATGAACGGTATTTCGCATATGCTTCCGTTCGTAGTCGGCGGCGGTATCCTGCTTGCTGTTTCCTTCCTGCTGGAGCAGGTAGCCGGTGTAGACAATCCGCTGGTGAAGCTGCTGCAGACGATCGGCGGCGGTGAAGGTGCCTTCCATTTCCTGATTCCGATTCTTGCCGGATTCATCGCAATGAGCATCGGCGACCGGCCGGCGCTGATGCCGGGTATGGTCGGCGGTATCATGGCCCTGAATTCCAATGCCGGCTTCCTTGGCGGTCTGGCCGCCGGTTTCCTGGCCGGTTATGTCATCATCGGCCTGCGCAAAGCCTTTGCCGGCCTGCCGCGCACGCTTGACGGACTGAAGCCGATTCTGCTGTATCCGGTCTTCGGCCTGCTGATTACAGGAGCTATTGTATTCTATATATTCGATCCGGTATTCGGGTCCATTAATACAGCGATGATTGATGCCCTTAACAAAATGGGCACAGGCAACATGGTTCTCCTCGGTGTTGTCCTTGGCGGAATGATGGCCATTGATATGGGCGGCCCCTTCAACAAAGCGGCTTACACCTTTGCCATTGGCGTGTTTACCTCCAGCGGCAACGTGAACGGCCTGATGATGGCTGCGGTAATGGCCGGCGGTATGGTTCCTCCGCTGGCAATCGCACTGGCTACAACCCTGTTTAAGAACAAATTCACCGAAACCGAACGCAAATCCGGGCTGACGAATTATGTACTTGGCCTATCGTTTATTACTGAAGGGGCGATCCCGTTCGCAGCAGCCGATCCGCTGCGCGTTCTGACCACCTGTATCATCGGCTCGGCTGTAGCCGGCGGACTTACCCAGTACTGGCACATAAATGTGCCGGCACCTCACGGCGGGGTCTTCGTCGCTGCATTATCGAGCAATGCACTGCTGTTCCTGCTGGCCGTACTTATCGGCGCCGTGATTTCCGGCCTGGCGCTCGGCCTCTGGAAAAAGCCGCTGCAGGCCCGAAAATAA
- a CDS encoding sensor histidine kinase — MKLFLRDQTPLIIIYLAQLLIISLVYRLDGGSAVEVTLYAALLSTCLLLAYLAYRYLSNRTFYERLQTPPGSLNESGGPVQSSPLADSLRKLLTQQFRLYQNDLHSYRHKLEEHIHFINQWVHSMKTPLSVIHLIIQDKDGPPFTAISDELDRLKKGLDTVLYTARLDTFEHDFYVEQLKLEEVVRSVTSEQKRLFIRKRVFPSLSIESGLTITSDEKWLGFVLTQLITNALRYTVEEGRFVHFHGYTAEQGQVVLEVRDEGVGIPPGDLPRVFDAYFTGVNGRTFQESTGMGLYLVKQICGKLGHKAEISSEAGQGTAVRIIFLGSGAAGSAESAAQQ; from the coding sequence ATGAAGCTGTTTTTGCGGGATCAGACACCGCTTATTATCATATATCTCGCCCAGCTGCTGATCATCTCGCTTGTATACCGGCTGGACGGCGGCAGCGCAGTGGAAGTCACCCTGTACGCTGCGCTGCTCAGCACTTGTCTGCTGCTGGCCTATTTAGCTTACCGTTATCTGTCTAACCGGACCTTTTATGAACGTCTGCAGACTCCGCCGGGCTCGCTGAACGAATCAGGGGGGCCGGTCCAAAGCTCGCCGCTTGCTGACAGCCTGCGCAAGCTGCTGACCCAGCAGTTCAGGCTCTACCAGAACGATCTGCACAGCTACCGCCACAAGCTGGAGGAGCACATCCATTTCATCAACCAGTGGGTGCACAGCATGAAGACGCCGCTGTCTGTCATTCATCTGATCATTCAGGATAAGGATGGTCCGCCGTTCACGGCAATCAGCGATGAGCTCGACCGGCTGAAGAAGGGGCTGGATACCGTGCTGTACACTGCAAGGCTGGATACGTTCGAGCATGATTTTTACGTTGAGCAGCTGAAGCTGGAAGAGGTGGTGCGCAGCGTGACCTCCGAGCAGAAAAGATTGTTTATCCGCAAGCGCGTCTTCCCGTCACTCAGCATAGAGAGCGGGCTCACGATTACTTCAGACGAGAAGTGGCTTGGCTTTGTGCTGACCCAGCTGATAACGAATGCGCTCAGGTACACGGTGGAGGAGGGCCGGTTTGTCCATTTTCACGGGTATACTGCAGAGCAGGGGCAGGTGGTGCTTGAGGTTCGCGATGAAGGGGTGGGCATTCCGCCCGGTGACCTTCCGCGGGTGTTTGATGCTTATTTTACCGGCGTGAACGGGCGTACCTTTCAGGAATCTACAGGGATGGGGCTGTATCTGGTGAAGCAGATCTGCGGCAAGCTGGGGCACAAGGCGGAGATTTCCTCCGAGGCTGGGCAGGGAACGGCGGTACGGATTATTTTTTTGGGCTCCGGGGCAGCCGGTAGCGCAGAATCAGCAGCACAACAGTAG
- the pfkB gene encoding 1-phosphofructokinase yields MIYTVTLNPSIDYIVEVEDMKLGSLNRMSRDLKLPGGKGINVSRVLNQLGVSNTATGFLGGFTGRFIEDWLHAEGTSNNFVPVSGDTRINIKLKSGEETEINGTGPEINEEEAGALMNKLRNLQAGDIVVMSGSIPPSLGEGFYNRLIEVCKQHGAQFVIDTTGQALQQALVHGPLLVKPNHHELAELFGVTISTREEVIAYGRRLLEAGAQHVLVSMAGDGALLITQEGVYSANAPSGQVRNSVGAGDSMIAGFVGTLSREGDILEAFRTGVASGSATAFSDDLADGDFIGRLRPQIEITQL; encoded by the coding sequence ATGATTTACACCGTTACACTCAATCCTTCCATTGACTATATCGTGGAAGTTGAAGATATGAAGCTCGGCAGCCTCAACCGGATGAGCCGGGACCTGAAGCTGCCTGGAGGCAAGGGCATCAATGTATCGCGTGTGCTGAACCAGCTCGGAGTAAGCAACACGGCAACCGGCTTTCTTGGCGGCTTCACCGGCCGGTTCATTGAGGACTGGCTGCATGCGGAAGGCACCTCGAACAATTTTGTGCCGGTCAGCGGGGATACACGGATTAACATCAAGCTGAAGAGCGGGGAAGAAACCGAAATTAACGGTACAGGGCCGGAGATAAATGAGGAAGAAGCCGGTGCCCTGATGAACAAGCTGCGGAATCTGCAGGCAGGGGACATTGTGGTCATGTCCGGGAGCATCCCTCCTTCGCTGGGAGAGGGCTTTTATAACAGGCTGATCGAAGTATGCAAGCAGCATGGCGCACAATTCGTTATAGATACTACCGGTCAGGCTCTGCAGCAGGCTCTTGTACATGGTCCGCTGCTGGTCAAGCCCAATCACCATGAGCTTGCCGAGCTGTTCGGGGTTACCATCAGCACCAGAGAAGAGGTCATCGCTTACGGACGCAGGCTGCTGGAAGCGGGAGCGCAGCATGTGCTGGTCTCCATGGCCGGAGACGGCGCCCTGCTGATTACACAGGAGGGCGTATACAGTGCAAATGCCCCGTCCGGCCAGGTTAGAAATTCGGTAGGGGCAGGCGATTCTATGATCGCCGGCTTTGTGGGCACCTTGTCCCGGGAAGGCGATATCCTGGAGGCATTCCGTACAGGAGTTGCCTCAGGCAGTGCAACAGCGTTCTCCGATGATTTGGCTGACGGAGACTTTATCGGCCGGCTGCGCCCTCAGATTGAGATTACACAGCTGTAG
- a CDS encoding PQ-loop domain-containing transporter, with protein sequence MLFALMQLLGGIILSVGWIPQIMQIIRTKSVTDLSLNAYLLMLLGIGLMEAYALRLAADGTGLAFLITNTLSLAVVSTVVLLILRYRLPRSPKK encoded by the coding sequence ATGCTGTTTGCGCTGATGCAGCTGCTTGGCGGCATTATTCTGTCTGTGGGCTGGATTCCGCAGATTATGCAGATTATCAGAACCAAATCGGTCACTGACCTCAGCCTGAACGCCTATCTGCTGATGCTGCTGGGCATTGGACTGATGGAGGCTTATGCACTCAGGCTGGCCGCTGACGGGACGGGACTGGCTTTTCTCATCACCAATACGTTATCGCTGGCCGTTGTCTCTACTGTTGTGCTGCTGATTCTGCGCTACCGGCTGCCCCGGAGCCCAAAAAAATAA
- a CDS encoding TIGR00266 family protein yields the protein MSAHEIDYVIMGGEIQCVEVQLDPGESVVAEAGSFMMMDPEITMETIFGDGSGSRQGSGLMGKLMGAGKRILTGESLFMTVFTHSGHYGRKNVTFAAPYPGKIIPLDLQQYSGKVICQKDSFLCAAKGVSVGIEFQRKLGVGFFGGEGFIMQKLEGDGLAFVHSGGHVLERTLQPGETIKLDTGCLVAMTSSVDYNIEFVKGVKTALFGGEGLFFATLRGPGKVWVQSLPFSRMADRILSAAGGSGRKEEGSILGGLGNLLDGR from the coding sequence ATGAGTGCGCACGAAATTGATTATGTAATCATGGGCGGAGAAATCCAGTGTGTGGAGGTACAGCTTGATCCCGGTGAGAGCGTGGTTGCCGAAGCAGGAAGCTTTATGATGATGGACCCGGAAATTACGATGGAGACGATTTTCGGTGACGGCTCCGGCTCACGGCAGGGCAGCGGACTGATGGGCAAGCTCATGGGGGCGGGCAAGCGGATCCTGACCGGTGAGAGCCTGTTTATGACTGTATTTACACACAGCGGGCATTACGGACGGAAGAATGTTACCTTTGCGGCCCCTTATCCGGGTAAAATCATTCCGCTAGATCTTCAGCAATACTCAGGCAAGGTGATCTGCCAGAAGGATTCGTTCCTGTGCGCGGCCAAGGGCGTATCTGTAGGCATTGAATTTCAGCGCAAGCTGGGCGTAGGCTTCTTCGGCGGGGAAGGCTTCATTATGCAAAAGCTGGAGGGAGACGGCCTTGCCTTCGTCCATTCCGGCGGTCATGTGCTTGAGAGGACGCTGCAGCCGGGAGAGACAATCAAGCTGGATACAGGCTGTCTTGTGGCGATGACCTCTTCCGTGGATTACAATATTGAATTTGTAAAAGGAGTCAAAACCGCGCTGTTCGGCGGCGAGGGCCTGTTCTTCGCCACCCTGCGCGGACCGGGCAAGGTATGGGTACAGTCGCTGCCGTTCAGCCGCATGGCCGACCGTATCCTGTCGGCGGCAGGCGGCTCAGGCCGCAAGGAGGAAGGCAGTATCCTGGGGGGACTGGGCAATCTGCTGGACGGCAGATAG
- the ung gene encoding uracil-DNA glycosylase, whose amino-acid sequence MFENDWDEVLQEEIQKPYFQELRYALAAEYKQYTVYPPKELLFSALKLTPYSRTRVVILGQDPYHGAGQAHGLSFSVKPGVRIPPSLRNIYQELHNDTGTEVPNHGSLLHWAEEGVLMLNAVLTVREGQPNSHKGLGWETFTDAVMEKLNERTEPLVFILWGSHAQQKGAYIDRSRHKVIQSPHPSPFSAHRGFLGSRPFSQANQYLESHGLAGIDWSIPNL is encoded by the coding sequence TTGTTCGAAAATGATTGGGATGAAGTGCTTCAGGAGGAGATTCAGAAGCCTTATTTTCAGGAGCTGCGCTACGCGTTAGCTGCAGAGTACAAGCAGTATACCGTTTATCCGCCCAAGGAGCTGCTGTTTTCGGCGCTCAAGCTGACACCCTATAGCAGAACACGGGTCGTAATATTGGGGCAGGACCCTTATCATGGTGCCGGGCAGGCACACGGGCTGAGCTTCTCGGTGAAGCCGGGTGTGCGCATCCCGCCTTCTTTACGCAATATTTATCAGGAGCTGCATAACGATACCGGCACGGAGGTACCTAATCACGGCTCGCTGCTTCACTGGGCGGAGGAGGGTGTGCTGATGCTTAACGCAGTGCTGACTGTCCGGGAAGGCCAGCCAAATTCGCACAAGGGATTAGGCTGGGAGACATTTACCGATGCGGTTATGGAAAAGCTGAATGAACGGACAGAGCCGCTGGTGTTCATACTCTGGGGCAGCCATGCCCAGCAGAAGGGGGCCTATATTGACCGGAGCCGTCATAAGGTTATCCAGTCTCCGCATCCCAGCCCGTTCTCGGCACACCGCGGATTTTTGGGCAGCAGGCCCTTTTCACAGGCGAATCAGTATCTGGAATCACACGGTTTGGCAGGGATAGACTGGTCCATACCGAATTTATAG
- a CDS encoding response regulator transcription factor has product MFKIFIIEDDQGLVALLQNYLHKFGYETRAVQDFEAVKTEFEQYAPHLVLLDVNLPKFDGYYWCRQIRGISTCPVLFISARDGKMDQVMALENGADDYITKPFDYEIAFAKIKSHLRRAYGSYAAGGNERGLSVSGLTLDAERLVLSRGSARIELSHTEAKILDELMRKAGTLVTRDRLLEKIWDDQAFVDDNTLNVYVTRVRKKLAVLEIQDGLQTVRGQGYRLSENWGES; this is encoded by the coding sequence ATGTTCAAAATATTCATTATCGAAGATGACCAGGGGCTCGTTGCCCTGCTGCAGAATTATCTGCATAAATTCGGCTACGAAACCCGGGCCGTGCAGGATTTTGAGGCAGTCAAAACGGAATTCGAGCAGTATGCACCGCACCTGGTGCTGCTGGACGTCAATTTGCCGAAATTCGACGGGTACTACTGGTGCCGTCAGATCCGCGGAATCTCCACCTGTCCGGTACTGTTCATCTCCGCCCGCGACGGCAAGATGGATCAGGTTATGGCGCTGGAGAACGGGGCGGATGATTATATCACGAAGCCGTTTGACTATGAAATTGCCTTTGCCAAAATCAAAAGCCATCTCCGCCGGGCATACGGCTCTTATGCTGCAGGCGGGAATGAGCGCGGCCTCAGTGTGTCCGGGCTGACGCTTGATGCCGAGCGGCTTGTCCTCTCACGCGGCAGCGCCAGAATAGAGCTCAGCCATACCGAGGCCAAAATACTGGATGAGCTGATGCGGAAAGCCGGAACTCTGGTAACACGCGACCGGCTGCTGGAGAAAATCTGGGATGACCAGGCCTTCGTCGATGATAATACGCTTAATGTCTATGTTACCCGGGTGCGTAAAAAGCTGGCGGTGCTGGAAATCCAGGACGGTCTGCAGACGGTGCGCGGCCAGGGCTACCGCTTATCCGAGAACTGGGGGGAATCGTAG